A region from the Nocardioides coralli genome encodes:
- a CDS encoding glycine cleavage system protein R yields the protein MSVVTLHAITVLGHDRPGIIAETTRALAGLGLNLEDSTMTLLRGHFAMMLVCEGTAGDDEISSALAPLAEDGTLTVSVREVPQEHTPDTDGTSWVLTVHGGDRPGIVSAALAPVAAAGGNITDLTTRLAGDLYLLVAELDLPAGADVDALRAEVDHAAGELGVGATLREAEADDL from the coding sequence ATGAGCGTCGTGACCCTCCACGCGATCACCGTCCTCGGCCACGACCGACCCGGCATCATCGCCGAGACCACGCGCGCGCTGGCCGGCCTGGGCCTCAACCTCGAGGACTCCACGATGACGTTGCTACGCGGCCACTTCGCGATGATGCTGGTCTGCGAGGGCACCGCCGGTGACGACGAGATCTCTTCCGCGCTCGCCCCGCTCGCCGAGGACGGCACCCTGACCGTGTCGGTCCGTGAGGTGCCGCAGGAGCACACCCCCGACACCGACGGGACCTCCTGGGTCCTCACCGTGCACGGCGGCGACCGGCCGGGGATCGTCTCCGCGGCCCTCGCACCGGTGGCCGCCGCGGGCGGCAACATCACCGACCTCACCACCCGGCTCGCCGGTGACCTCTACCTGCTCGTGGCTGAGCTCGACCTGCCCGCCGGAGCCGACGTCGACGCGCTCCGTGCAGAGGTCGACCACGCCGCCGGCGAGCTGGGCGTCGGCGCAACGCTGCGCGAGGCCGAGGCCGACGACCTGTGA
- the def gene encoding peptide deformylase: protein MIPHPSVVAWSEVGLGATGVVRRVLTAPDPALATPGEPVDPTAPDVRQLAADLVATMRVSPGCVGLAAQQVGISAPVFSVDVSTHPKTRTHHGTFVLCNAEVVAASRNERAREGCMSVPHLTGDVKRATRLVVRGQLPGSGEEVELETDAFEARALQHEMDHCAGLLFLDRVAGAHAVHPRKTYL, encoded by the coding sequence GTGATCCCGCACCCCTCCGTGGTGGCCTGGTCGGAGGTCGGGCTCGGCGCCACCGGCGTCGTACGCCGGGTGCTGACCGCGCCCGACCCGGCGCTGGCCACGCCCGGGGAGCCCGTGGACCCCACGGCGCCTGACGTGCGCCAGCTGGCCGCGGATCTGGTGGCGACGATGCGGGTCTCTCCCGGGTGCGTCGGCCTCGCGGCCCAGCAGGTGGGGATCTCGGCACCGGTCTTCAGCGTCGACGTGTCGACCCACCCCAAGACCCGGACGCACCACGGCACGTTCGTGCTGTGCAACGCCGAGGTCGTCGCCGCCAGCCGCAACGAGCGGGCGCGCGAGGGATGCATGAGCGTGCCGCACCTGACCGGCGACGTGAAGCGAGCCACGCGGCTGGTGGTCCGCGGCCAGCTGCCGGGGTCGGGGGAGGAGGTCGAGCTCGAGACCGACGCGTTCGAGGCGCGGGCGCTGCAGCACGAGATGGACCACTGCGCCGGGCTGCTGTTCCTCGACCGGGTCGCCGGGGCGCATGCCGTCCACCCGCGCAAGACCTACCTATGA
- a CDS encoding Bax inhibitor-1/YccA family protein, whose product MQSNNPVFRRSEAFNGAGATAYGNQTYPGNGAAYPGYGQQTPSGYDQQYAPTGAGERMTIDSVVQKTGLSLAIVFLTAAVTWFMTGDIRTSEDNLGTLYLALMVGSFGAFGLSMVNSFKRVVSPPLVIAFAALEGVALGAFSKLIDAMFVNESGLGNNLVLQAVIGTFAAFAGTLAAYKFFEIKVGQKFRTFVIAAMFGMVALGLLEFVLGMFGNAIGFLGFGGLGLLFSVAGLVLGVFMLILDFDFVEQGIAAGIEERESWRAAFAITVSLVWIYTNLLRILAILQQD is encoded by the coding sequence ATGCAGAGCAACAACCCCGTGTTCCGCCGCTCGGAAGCGTTCAACGGCGCCGGGGCCACCGCCTACGGCAACCAGACCTATCCCGGCAACGGCGCCGCCTACCCCGGCTACGGCCAGCAGACGCCGTCCGGGTACGACCAGCAGTACGCGCCGACCGGCGCCGGCGAGCGGATGACGATCGACTCGGTCGTGCAGAAGACCGGCCTCTCGCTGGCCATCGTCTTCCTCACCGCGGCCGTCACCTGGTTCATGACCGGTGACATCCGGACCAGCGAGGACAACCTCGGGACCCTCTACCTGGCGCTGATGGTGGGTTCGTTCGGTGCCTTCGGTCTGTCGATGGTCAACTCGTTCAAGCGCGTGGTCAGCCCGCCGCTGGTGATCGCGTTCGCCGCCCTCGAGGGGGTGGCGCTCGGCGCGTTCAGCAAGCTGATCGACGCGATGTTCGTCAACGAGTCTGGGCTCGGCAACAACCTGGTCCTCCAGGCGGTCATCGGCACCTTCGCCGCGTTCGCCGGCACCCTGGCCGCCTACAAGTTCTTCGAGATCAAGGTCGGCCAGAAGTTCCGGACCTTCGTCATCGCCGCGATGTTCGGCATGGTGGCGCTCGGCCTGCTCGAGTTCGTGCTCGGCATGTTCGGCAACGCGATCGGGTTCCTCGGCTTCGGCGGGCTCGGCCTGCTGTTCTCGGTCGCCGGCCTGGTCCTCGGCGTGTTCATGCTGATCCTCGACTTCGACTTCGTCGAGCAGGGCATCGCCGCCGGCATCGAGGAGCGCGAGTCGTGGCGCGCGGCGTTCGCGATCACGGTCAGCCTGGTCTGGATCTACACCAACCTGCTGCGGATCCTCGCGATCCTCCAGCAGGACTGA
- a CDS encoding SGNH/GDSL hydrolase family protein, whose protein sequence is MGKAAAARKLAAAAAYGGGGLSVVGGALYGLLATEAKLARKAIGEPLGTPPPDATGWYGRGLGGPAVKIALLGDSSAAGYGVHRVEETPGSHLASGVAREAGRRVHLRELAVVGAESRDLAAQVDRALGTDPDLAVILIGVNDITHQVLPATSVRNLSEGVRRLREAGVEVLVGTCPDLGTIRPIPPPLKQIARAWSRRLAAAQSIAVVAEGGRTVSLGDILGPEFDAAPALLFGPDRFHPSAEGYRALADVLLPSALAALGLGPDDPELLEARRGEKLRPVAVAAIEAARTTGTELGGTEVAGSRRGVRGLWVEMRRRRRHPRATAEAPEAEERVEEDART, encoded by the coding sequence ATGGGAAAGGCCGCCGCCGCACGCAAGCTCGCCGCAGCCGCCGCCTACGGGGGCGGCGGGCTGTCGGTGGTGGGGGGAGCGCTCTACGGGCTGCTCGCCACGGAGGCCAAGCTCGCCAGGAAGGCGATCGGCGAGCCGCTCGGGACCCCTCCCCCGGACGCCACGGGGTGGTACGGCCGGGGGCTCGGCGGCCCGGCCGTCAAGATCGCCCTCCTCGGCGACTCGAGTGCCGCGGGCTACGGCGTCCACCGCGTGGAGGAGACCCCGGGGTCCCACCTGGCCTCGGGCGTCGCTCGCGAGGCCGGACGCCGGGTGCACCTGCGCGAGCTGGCCGTCGTCGGCGCCGAGTCACGGGACCTGGCCGCCCAGGTGGACCGGGCGCTCGGCACCGACCCCGACCTGGCCGTCATCCTCATCGGCGTCAACGACATCACCCACCAGGTGCTGCCGGCCACGTCGGTGCGCAACCTGTCCGAGGGCGTCCGGCGGCTGCGCGAGGCCGGGGTCGAGGTCCTGGTCGGCACCTGTCCCGACCTCGGCACCATCCGCCCCATCCCGCCGCCGCTGAAGCAGATCGCCCGCGCGTGGTCGCGCCGGCTCGCGGCAGCGCAGTCGATCGCGGTCGTCGCCGAGGGCGGGCGCACGGTCTCGCTCGGCGACATCCTCGGACCCGAGTTCGACGCGGCGCCCGCGCTGCTCTTCGGTCCTGACCGCTTCCACCCCTCCGCGGAGGGCTACCGCGCCCTCGCGGACGTGCTGCTCCCCTCGGCGCTGGCCGCCCTCGGGCTGGGCCCCGACGACCCGGAGCTCCTGGAGGCGCGGCGTGGCGAGAAGCTCCGCCCCGTCGCCGTCGCCGCGATCGAGGCGGCGCGCACCACGGGCACCGAGCTCGGAGGCACGGAGGTCGCCGGGTCGCGCCGCGGGGTGCGCGGCCTCTGGGTGGAGATGCGGCGACGCCGGCGCCACCCGCGTGCGACCGCCGAGGCCCCGGAGGCGGAGGAGCGGGTCGAGGAGGACGCCCGGACGTAG
- a CDS encoding cystathionine beta-synthase, translating into MQYVDSLLDLIGDTPLLRLRRSLDGLDAPLVLAKVEYLNPGGSVKDRIATRMIEAAEAEGLLQPGGTIVEPTSGNTGVGLAMVAQQKGYHCVFVCPDKVSEDKRNVLRAYGADVVVCPTAVAPEHPDSYYSVSDRLAAEPGAWKPDQYSNPHNPRSHYETTGPEVWQQTEGRITHFVAGVGTGGTISGVGRYLKEQNPEIQVVGADPAGSVYSGGSGRPYLVEGVGEDFWPDTYDRQVADRIIEVSDADSFAYTRRLAREEALLVGGSSGMAAYAAKQLAEELAAEGRTDAVIVVLLPDSGRGYLTKVFNDEWLAQYGFPVRNGGQDEKTVGQVLRGKDGRLPDLVHTHPGETIAEAVHILQEYGVSQMPVVRAEPPIVAAEVAGSVSERTLLDALFAGHARLTDQVEDHMSSPLPTIGSSEPAKDAVPLLEHADAVLVHEDGKPVGVLTRQDLLAFLARG; encoded by the coding sequence GTGCAGTACGTCGACTCGCTCCTGGACCTGATCGGTGACACCCCCCTGCTGCGGCTGCGGCGCTCGCTGGACGGTCTCGACGCCCCGCTGGTGCTCGCGAAGGTCGAGTACCTCAACCCCGGTGGCTCGGTGAAGGACCGCATCGCCACCCGGATGATCGAGGCGGCCGAGGCCGAGGGGCTGCTGCAGCCCGGCGGCACCATCGTCGAGCCCACCTCGGGCAACACCGGCGTCGGCCTTGCCATGGTCGCCCAGCAGAAGGGCTACCACTGCGTCTTCGTGTGCCCCGACAAGGTCAGCGAGGACAAGCGCAACGTGCTGCGGGCCTACGGCGCCGACGTCGTGGTCTGCCCGACCGCGGTGGCGCCGGAGCACCCCGACTCCTACTACTCGGTGAGCGACCGGCTGGCGGCCGAGCCCGGCGCCTGGAAGCCCGACCAGTACTCCAACCCCCACAACCCGCGCTCCCACTACGAGACGACGGGTCCGGAGGTCTGGCAGCAGACCGAGGGCCGCATCACCCACTTCGTCGCCGGCGTCGGCACCGGCGGCACCATCAGCGGGGTGGGCCGCTACCTGAAGGAGCAGAACCCGGAGATCCAGGTCGTCGGTGCCGACCCCGCCGGGTCGGTCTACTCCGGCGGCAGCGGTCGCCCCTACCTCGTGGAGGGCGTCGGGGAGGACTTCTGGCCCGACACCTACGACCGGCAGGTGGCCGACCGGATCATCGAGGTCTCCGACGCCGACTCCTTCGCCTACACCCGTCGCCTGGCCCGCGAGGAGGCGCTGCTGGTCGGCGGCTCGTCCGGCATGGCGGCGTACGCCGCGAAGCAGCTGGCCGAGGAGCTCGCCGCCGAGGGGCGCACCGACGCGGTGATCGTGGTGCTGCTGCCCGACTCCGGTCGCGGCTACCTGACCAAGGTCTTCAACGACGAGTGGCTCGCCCAGTACGGCTTCCCCGTCCGCAACGGCGGTCAGGACGAGAAGACGGTCGGGCAGGTGCTCCGGGGCAAGGACGGGCGGCTGCCGGACCTGGTCCACACCCACCCCGGCGAGACGATCGCCGAGGCGGTCCACATCCTGCAGGAGTACGGCGTCTCGCAGATGCCCGTCGTCCGGGCCGAGCCCCCGATCGTGGCCGCCGAGGTGGCCGGGTCGGTCTCGGAGCGGACCCTCCTCGACGCGCTCTTCGCCGGCCACGCCCGCCTCACCGACCAGGTCGAGGACCACATGTCGTCGCCGCTGCCGACGATCGGGTCCAGCGAGCCCGCCAAGGACGCCGTTCCGCTGCTCGAGCACGCCGACGCGGTGCTGGTGCACGAGGACGGCAAGCCCGTGGGCGTGCTCACACGCCAGGACCTGCTCGCGTTCCTCGCGCGCGGCTAG
- a CDS encoding alternate-type signal peptide domain-containing protein, with translation MNKMMKGSIAGATGIALLMGGFGTYALWSDSEDLAQNGVTSGELTVDTTGGVWDDLGTPGVAGDWSAADKLVPGDQVSYTQTFTVSATGKNLQGTIALATGALSSGFGGGNLTRAVDVNVTTPGTATITKDSPTSFSFTSPFDTATLTAVVTYTFNDVDNLTDQNASASTPASAFTISQTS, from the coding sequence ATGAACAAGATGATGAAGGGCTCGATCGCCGGCGCCACCGGCATCGCCCTGCTCATGGGCGGCTTCGGCACGTACGCGCTGTGGAGCGACAGCGAGGACCTCGCCCAGAACGGTGTCACCTCGGGTGAGCTGACGGTCGACACCACGGGCGGCGTCTGGGACGACCTCGGTACCCCCGGCGTGGCCGGTGACTGGTCGGCCGCCGACAAGCTGGTGCCGGGTGACCAGGTGTCCTACACGCAGACCTTCACGGTGTCCGCCACGGGCAAGAACCTCCAGGGCACCATCGCCCTGGCCACCGGCGCGCTCTCGAGCGGCTTCGGGGGCGGCAACCTGACCCGGGCGGTCGACGTCAACGTGACCACCCCGGGCACGGCGACCATCACGAAGGACTCGCCCACGAGCTTCTCCTTCACCTCGCCGTTCGACACCGCGACCCTCACGGCCGTCGTGACCTACACGTTCAACGACGTCGACAACCTCACCGACCAGAACGCGTCGGCGAGCACGCCGGCGTCCGCGTTCACCATCAGCCAGACCTCCTGA
- a CDS encoding signal peptidase I, translated as MSTRTQCPEPAEAVDTRAATARLRHVLTQVVSWCVLASVVVGAFALIVVPKATGSRPLTVLSGSMSGTYEIGDALIVRPVDAAELAVGDVITFQSVSDDPSLTTHRITAIAFGSEGRSFITKGDANGAVDPEPITEPQVMGKVWYSVPKVGYASVWMAGDWAQNAINALAGLLILYGLWHIGAGMLEKRRGEQPASPGDKVVEPSRAWHTGYMNRSYQGAFAASGVLAVAAVLIVIVGPPARAAASESPRLLVGSSAGGPFLDQLPSALFADAELVGPGDEVGDTFWVMNNALTDARVTVSVLEDEPDNELEAATSYELAVGGARTPDGPTDREADPCHTVATGPLLAPGEVLPVTVTARVGDLTGRSGMGQRASMDLRVSLTQATDVIEICGEEATEDPQPKSGQTGTDAPAVDAPVDCSRDVVVTTAGAPTCVPTVVAAGVNAGDAAVGGVSADDARPAAVAAGVAGGLLLLWARRRRHRSHRPRHRG; from the coding sequence ATGAGCACGCGCACGCAGTGCCCGGAGCCGGCGGAGGCCGTCGACACCCGTGCCGCCACCGCCCGCCTCCGCCACGTGCTGACGCAGGTCGTGAGCTGGTGCGTCCTCGCGAGCGTCGTGGTCGGTGCGTTCGCGCTCATCGTGGTCCCGAAGGCGACCGGCTCGCGGCCGCTCACCGTCCTGAGCGGCTCCATGAGCGGCACCTACGAGATCGGGGACGCGTTGATCGTGCGACCGGTGGACGCCGCCGAGCTGGCCGTCGGCGACGTCATCACGTTCCAGTCGGTCTCGGACGACCCGTCGCTGACCACCCACCGCATCACCGCGATCGCCTTCGGCAGCGAGGGCCGCTCCTTCATCACCAAGGGCGACGCCAACGGCGCGGTGGACCCCGAGCCGATCACGGAGCCCCAGGTGATGGGGAAGGTCTGGTACTCGGTGCCCAAGGTCGGCTACGCCTCGGTCTGGATGGCCGGTGACTGGGCGCAGAACGCCATCAACGCGCTCGCCGGGCTGCTGATCCTCTACGGCCTCTGGCACATCGGCGCCGGCATGCTCGAGAAGCGGCGCGGGGAGCAGCCGGCTTCGCCCGGCGACAAGGTGGTGGAGCCCTCGCGCGCCTGGCACACGGGCTACATGAACCGCTCCTACCAGGGTGCGTTCGCGGCGTCCGGTGTCCTGGCCGTCGCGGCCGTGCTGATCGTGATCGTGGGGCCGCCCGCCCGGGCAGCTGCAAGTGAGAGCCCGAGGCTGTTGGTGGGCAGCAGTGCGGGCGGCCCCTTCCTCGACCAGCTCCCGTCGGCGCTCTTCGCCGACGCGGAGCTGGTCGGCCCCGGTGACGAGGTGGGCGACACCTTCTGGGTGATGAACAACGCCCTGACCGACGCCCGCGTCACCGTGTCGGTGCTCGAGGACGAGCCCGACAACGAGCTGGAGGCAGCGACCTCCTACGAGCTTGCGGTCGGTGGCGCCCGTACCCCCGACGGGCCCACCGACCGCGAGGCAGACCCCTGCCACACCGTGGCCACCGGGCCGCTGCTCGCGCCGGGGGAGGTGCTGCCGGTCACCGTGACCGCCCGCGTGGGTGACCTCACTGGACGGTCCGGCATGGGCCAGCGGGCCTCCATGGACCTCCGGGTCTCGCTGACGCAGGCGACCGACGTCATCGAGATCTGCGGCGAGGAAGCAACAGAGGACCCGCAGCCTAAGTCCGGCCAGACGGGGACCGACGCCCCGGCCGTCGACGCTCCCGTGGACTGCAGCCGCGACGTCGTCGTGACGACGGCGGGGGCGCCGACGTGCGTCCCGACCGTCGTCGCGGCCGGCGTGAACGCAGGGGACGCAGCCGTCGGGGGTGTGTCGGCCGACGACGCCCGCCCCGCCGCCGTCGCCGCGGGCGTGGCCGGCGGCCTGCTCCTCCTGTGGGCCAGGCGTCGCCGGCACCGGTCCCACCGGCCCCGGCACCGGGGCTGA
- a CDS encoding sigma 54-interacting transcriptional regulator, which produces MTQAPADTTLGALRASGHVHRTLREEIRANLLATLTAGESPWPGLHGFDDTVIPQLERALIAGHDVVLLGERGQGKTRLLRALAGLLDEWTPVIAGSELAEHPCHPITPVSRRRAAELGDDLPVTWRHREERYAEKLATPDTSVADLIGDVDPMKVAEGRHLGDPETIHFGLIPRSHRGIVAINELPDLAERIQVAMLNVMEERDIQIRGYVLRLPLDVLVVASANPEDYTNRGRIITPLKDRFGAEIRTHYPAGLADEVAVIRQEAHLVADVPDHLVETLARFTRLLRESSAVDQRSGVSARFAIAGAETIAAAARHRATRQREEHAVARVVDLETAVDVLGGKVEFETGEEGREREILTHLLRTATAETVRAQLRGVDLALLVEALDDGRVVTTGAQVSARDFLAGLPVLGESELYDEICARLGATDDGARASAIELALEGLYLARKVGKDSDGTETVYG; this is translated from the coding sequence GTGACCCAGGCACCCGCGGACACCACGCTCGGCGCCCTGCGCGCGAGCGGTCACGTGCACCGGACCCTTCGCGAGGAGATCCGGGCCAACCTGCTCGCCACGCTGACGGCCGGGGAGAGCCCATGGCCCGGGCTGCACGGGTTCGACGACACCGTGATCCCCCAGCTGGAGCGAGCCCTCATCGCCGGCCACGACGTGGTGCTGCTGGGCGAGCGTGGCCAGGGCAAGACCCGTCTGCTGCGTGCGCTCGCCGGACTGCTCGACGAGTGGACCCCGGTCATCGCGGGGTCCGAGCTCGCCGAGCACCCGTGCCACCCGATCACCCCCGTCTCCCGACGGCGGGCGGCCGAGCTGGGCGACGACCTGCCCGTGACCTGGCGCCACCGCGAGGAGCGGTACGCCGAGAAGCTCGCCACGCCCGACACCTCGGTGGCCGACCTGATCGGCGACGTCGACCCGATGAAGGTGGCCGAGGGCCGCCACCTCGGGGACCCGGAGACCATCCACTTCGGCCTGATCCCCCGCAGCCACCGGGGCATCGTCGCCATCAACGAGCTGCCCGACCTGGCGGAACGGATCCAGGTGGCGATGCTCAACGTGATGGAGGAGCGCGACATCCAGATCCGCGGCTACGTGCTGCGGCTGCCCCTCGACGTGCTCGTCGTGGCCAGCGCCAACCCCGAGGACTACACCAACCGCGGTCGCATCATCACGCCCCTCAAGGACCGTTTCGGCGCCGAGATCCGGACCCACTACCCGGCCGGGCTGGCCGACGAGGTCGCCGTGATCCGCCAGGAGGCGCACCTCGTCGCCGACGTGCCCGACCACCTCGTGGAGACCCTGGCCCGGTTCACCCGGCTGCTGCGGGAGTCCAGCGCCGTCGACCAGCGCTCGGGGGTCTCCGCCCGGTTCGCGATCGCAGGCGCCGAGACGATCGCCGCCGCCGCTCGCCACCGGGCGACGCGCCAGCGGGAGGAGCACGCCGTCGCCCGGGTCGTCGACCTCGAGACGGCCGTCGACGTCCTCGGCGGCAAGGTGGAGTTCGAGACCGGCGAGGAGGGCCGCGAGCGCGAGATCCTCACCCACCTGCTCCGTACCGCGACTGCGGAGACCGTCCGTGCGCAGCTGCGCGGCGTCGACCTAGCCCTTCTCGTGGAGGCCCTCGACGACGGCCGCGTGGTCACGACCGGCGCCCAGGTCAGCGCCCGCGACTTCCTGGCCGGACTCCCCGTGCTCGGTGAGTCGGAGCTCTACGACGAGATCTGCGCGCGGCTGGGGGCGACCGACGACGGTGCCCGGGCCTCGGCCATCGAGCTCGCCCTCGAGGGGCTCTACCTGGCCCGCAAGGTGGGCAAGGACAGCGACGGCACGGAGACGGTCTACGGATGA
- a CDS encoding OsmC family protein encodes MSDFRVTASAGSLRGPGPTMPHAWTAGGVSIEADFTGAHLLHLAVAGCVLNDTFREARELGLEVAGVRVTASGGFDDGWASTGIGYEVEIDGPRGAELEDLLARVDAVAEIPRTIRAGGEVGRR; translated from the coding sequence ATGAGTGACTTCCGGGTGACGGCGTCGGCCGGCTCCCTGCGGGGACCGGGACCGACCATGCCGCACGCCTGGACCGCCGGGGGAGTCTCGATCGAGGCCGACTTCACCGGCGCGCACCTGCTCCACCTCGCAGTCGCGGGGTGCGTCCTCAACGACACCTTCCGGGAGGCCCGGGAGCTCGGCCTGGAGGTGGCGGGCGTCCGGGTCACCGCCAGCGGCGGGTTCGATGACGGGTGGGCCAGCACGGGGATCGGTTACGAGGTCGAGATCGACGGCCCGCGGGGGGCGGAGCTCGAGGACCTGCTTGCCCGGGTCGACGCGGTCGCCGAGATCCCGCGCACGATCCGCGCCGGCGGTGAGGTGGGTCGGCGGTGA
- a CDS encoding vWA domain-containing protein produces MSRYRRYDGGDPLAPPVDLAEALDEIGHDVMAGYSPERAMREFLRRGGTDQTGLDDLARRVAERRREMLRRHDLDGTLQQVRELLDRAVLEERKQLARDVTMDDADRAFREMQLDSLSPNTAAAVTELAAYDWQSREAAEAYEEIKDLLGRELLDQRFAGMKQALEGATDEDRAAVNEMLTDLNDLLEKHRQGTDTQADFEEFMAKHGQFFPEGPRDIDELLDALAARAAAAQRMLNSMSPDQRQELMELSQQAFGSPALTEQLARMDANLQALRPGEDWTGSESFEGSEGLGLGDGTGVLQDLAELDRLADQLAQSYDGARLDDVDLDALARQLGERAAVDARTLQRLEQALRDSGYLRRGTDGQYRLSPRAMRQLGQALLRDVAQRMSGRQGQRDLRAAGAAGELSGASRAWEFGDTEPWDLPRTVLNGVRRRVAEQAAELGAADVSALALRMEDIEVQETEARTQAAVALLVDTSFSMAMDGRWVPMKRTALALHTLIRTRFRGDRLQLITFGRSARVMDIEELTALDARWDKGTNLHHALLLANRHFRKHPEAQPVLLVVTDGEPTSHLEPDGEVHFSYPPHPLTIAYAVRELDHVRRMGAQTTFFRLGEDPGLARFVDSMARRVEGRVVAPELDDLGAAVVGSYLDGRIPASSYRDHFGDWMGGRGFWVSGG; encoded by the coding sequence GTGAGCCGATACCGGCGCTACGACGGCGGCGACCCGCTCGCCCCACCGGTCGACCTCGCCGAGGCTCTCGACGAGATCGGCCACGACGTCATGGCCGGCTACAGCCCGGAGCGCGCGATGCGGGAGTTCCTGCGCCGCGGCGGCACCGACCAGACCGGCCTGGACGACCTGGCCCGGCGGGTGGCCGAGCGGCGCCGCGAGATGCTGCGGCGCCACGACCTCGACGGCACCCTGCAGCAGGTGCGCGAGCTGCTCGACCGGGCGGTGCTCGAGGAGCGCAAGCAGCTGGCCCGCGACGTGACCATGGACGACGCCGACCGGGCCTTCCGCGAGATGCAGCTCGACTCCCTGTCGCCGAACACCGCGGCGGCCGTGACCGAGCTGGCGGCGTACGACTGGCAGAGCCGGGAGGCGGCCGAGGCCTACGAGGAGATCAAGGACCTGCTGGGTCGGGAGCTGCTCGACCAGCGGTTCGCCGGCATGAAGCAGGCGCTGGAGGGCGCCACCGACGAGGACCGCGCGGCCGTCAACGAGATGCTGACCGACCTCAACGACCTGCTGGAGAAGCACCGGCAGGGCACGGACACCCAGGCCGACTTCGAGGAGTTCATGGCCAAGCACGGCCAGTTCTTCCCGGAGGGTCCCCGTGACATCGACGAGCTGCTCGACGCCCTGGCCGCCCGGGCGGCAGCCGCCCAGCGGATGCTGAACTCGATGAGCCCCGACCAGCGCCAGGAGCTGATGGAGCTCTCGCAGCAGGCCTTCGGATCGCCCGCGCTCACCGAGCAGCTCGCACGGATGGACGCCAACCTGCAGGCGCTGCGGCCGGGCGAGGACTGGACGGGGTCGGAGTCCTTCGAGGGCAGCGAGGGTCTCGGCCTCGGCGACGGCACGGGTGTCCTCCAGGACCTTGCCGAGCTCGACCGGCTCGCCGACCAGCTCGCGCAGTCCTACGACGGCGCGCGGCTCGACGACGTCGACCTCGACGCGCTCGCCCGCCAGCTCGGTGAGCGGGCCGCCGTGGACGCCCGCACCCTGCAGCGCCTCGAGCAGGCGCTCCGCGACAGCGGCTACCTGCGACGCGGCACCGACGGGCAGTACCGCCTCAGCCCCCGTGCGATGCGCCAGCTCGGCCAGGCGCTGCTGCGCGACGTGGCGCAGCGGATGTCCGGCCGACAGGGTCAGCGCGACCTGCGCGCCGCCGGGGCCGCGGGCGAGCTCTCGGGGGCCTCCCGCGCGTGGGAGTTCGGCGACACCGAGCCCTGGGACCTGCCGCGCACGGTGCTCAACGGCGTACGCCGGCGGGTCGCCGAGCAGGCCGCCGAACTGGGCGCCGCCGACGTCTCGGCGCTGGCGCTGCGGATGGAGGACATCGAGGTCCAGGAGACCGAGGCCCGCACCCAGGCGGCCGTGGCGCTGCTGGTGGACACCTCGTTCTCGATGGCCATGGACGGCCGCTGGGTGCCGATGAAGCGGACGGCGCTGGCGCTGCACACCCTGATCCGGACCAGGTTCCGCGGCGACCGGCTGCAGCTGATCACCTTCGGGCGCTCGGCCCGGGTGATGGACATCGAGGAGCTGACCGCGCTCGACGCGCGCTGGGACAAGGGCACCAACCTCCACCACGCCCTGCTGCTGGCCAACCGGCACTTCCGCAAGCACCCGGAGGCCCAGCCCGTGCTGCTGGTCGTCACGGACGGCGAGCCGACGTCCCACCTGGAGCCGGACGGCGAGGTGCACTTCTCCTACCCGCCGCACCCGCTCACCATCGCCTACGCGGTGCGGGAGCTCGACCACGTGCGCCGGATGGGGGCGCAGACGACGTTCTTCCGGCTGGGGGAGGACCCCGGCCTCGCGCGGTTCGTGGACTCCATGGCCCGGCGCGTCGAGGGCCGGGTCGTCGCGCCGGAGCTCGACGACCTCGGCGCGGCTGTCGTCGGCTCCTACCTCGACGGGCGGATCCCCGCCTCGTCCTACCGCGACCACTTCGGTGACTGGATGGGCGGGCGTGGCTTCTGGGTCTCGGGCGGCTGA